The following are encoded in a window of Castanea sativa cultivar Marrone di Chiusa Pesio chromosome 5, ASM4071231v1 genomic DNA:
- the LOC142635604 gene encoding uncharacterized protein LOC142635604 yields the protein MALSWLLHSTCHVLGSPKITYMHECSCLKTPNRVPEMMQPACKEMKPSASGFQMPLHYPRYKKADYEQMEEWKLDLLLNQYGLSFKGTLDEKRAYAMGAFLWPDQY from the coding sequence atggcTTTGAGTTGGCTTCTTCATTCTACATGTCATGTTCTAGGGTCTCCAAAAATCACTTATATGCATGAGTGTAGCTGCTTAAAGACCCCTAATAGAGTGCCTGAGATGATGCAACCAGCTTGCAAGGAAATGAAACCTTCAGCTTCAGGGTTCCAAATGCCTCTTCATTATCCTCGCTACAAGAAAGCTGACTATGAGCAAATGGAGGAATGGAAACTGGACCTTCTTCTCAACCAATATGGGCTGAGCTTCAAAGGCACTCTTGATGAAAAGAGGGCATATGCAATGGGGGCATTCTTGTGGCCTGATCAGTATTAA
- the LOC142634254 gene encoding uncharacterized protein LOC142634254, with protein MKTFFLRSQFNLLRCTTFTDSTSNPPCLTPIKTTSYPKHIKNLPTSVPLSKNTTIRRQNLVFPTKSNHISKPLVLELFPKCQTPLKEDPLQVYSNGHSRFVIFGAVSLGLMLFLMGMDDQKAMALGPEGPLVEEFWENVRRYGLYALTVSTGAIYTIFQPIFELLKNPISAILILTVFGGAIYIVSQVLSAMVGVSDFTYDYGY; from the coding sequence ATGAAGACCTTTTTCTTGAGATCCCAGTTCAATCTCCTTCGTTGCACCACTTTCACCGATTCAACTTCAAATCCTCCATGTCTCACACCCATCAAAACCACATCATATCCAAAACACATTAAAAATCTTCCCACATCTGTTCCACTTTCAAAAAACACTACCATCCGAAGACAAAATCTAGTTTTTCCAACAAAATCCAATCACATAAGCAAGCCCCTAGTCTTAGAACTCTTTCCCAAATGCCAAACTCCCTTGAAGGAGGACCCTCTTCAAGTTTACTCAAATGGGCATTCAAGGTTTGTGATATTTGGAGCTGTTTCTCTAGGACTGATGCTATTTCTTATGGGTATGGATGACCAGAAAGCTATGGCTCTGGGTCCAGAAGGGCCTCTAGTGGAAGAGTTTTGGGAAAATGTGAGGAGATATGGTCTTTACGCTCTCACAGTCAGTACAGGTGCTATTTACACAATCTTTCAGCCTATATTCGAGTTGCTGAAGAATCCCATTTCAGCAATTCTCATCCTAACCGTCTTTGGGGGAGCTATTTACATTGTTTCCCAAGTTCTTTCTGCAATGGTTGGTGTATCTGATTTCACTTATGATTATGGATATTAG
- the LOC142637160 gene encoding uncharacterized protein LOC142637160 isoform X1 — MDVNDPSFVSWEEHIISHERGNRVTHFYLKGVSGDVVLAVIGTERSVRHMTYVVSDDFMQFYGFERSVNVCRKWRARREVVEWLESLVSRHRVPYSDISNTPTDSRQALGSLEVSMAGRQTYFPDHMVPRKLKVQNSDIVWSGVAWICAKQLKHYPAFDRNGTTIAVHSFVFIMGEEGQYLGYLEDIYEDKKGLKKVKVRWFLHNKEVEDLIPQLNPHPREVFITPHVQVISAECIDGSATVLTPKHYEKFVSAVAPTSSPGIHMCFRQFRNNKIKPFTLPKLRGYSNQAILSSLDCSLVPKQKLKRHKLHVEDEEEFAHDDSVRVGTKRNRSHKEHQGLVTGSSGVRISPPRNQLTKCEPNYPKLKLRFSRKMMGIKIVEPQVQCPVSFKVDEKIELLCQDSGIRGCWFRCKILQASEKRLKVQYNDVQDADECGNLEEWVLASRVAAPDKLGMRCSGRLTIRPRPPKDFTDCTLEVGAAVDAWWSDGWWEGVITGFDISGNDAVHVYFPGEDKFLKLERTNLRTSRDWVGNRWIDIKPKPDILSYLSENVSPSLKLSMCSTSAEASECGGSALLEPKVFTTPKLEAVEEDKQASPNLAIPNDLLEKMKGVNFSKRSCSDDEDEHGDNNNNGDLDSANQRCD; from the exons ATGGATGTGAATGATCCTAGTTTTGTGTCTTGGGAGGAGCACATTATAAGTCATGAGCGTGGTAACCGTGttactcatttttatttaaagggTGTATCTGGGGATGTAGTTCTTGCTGTTATAGGAACTGAGAGGAGTGTAAGACACATGACCTATGTTGTCTCAGATGACTTTATGCAATTTTACGGCTTCGAGAGATCTGTCAATGTGTGCAGAAAGTGGCGGGCGAGAAGAGAAGTGGTGGAGTGGCTTGAATCCTTGGTCTCAAGGCATCGTGTGCCATATTCGGATATATCAA ATACACCAACAGACTCAAGGCAAGCTTTAGGATCTCTTGAAGTATCAATGGCTGGGCGTCAAACATACTTTCCAGATCATATG GTTCCAAGGAAACTGAAAGTTCAAAATTCAGACATTGTATGGTCTGGTGTTGCTTGGATCTGTGCCAAACAGCTAAAGCACTACCCAGCTTTTGACAGGAATGGCACCACTATAGCT GTTCATTCATTTGTATTTATTATGGGTGAAGAAGGGCAATATCTTGGTTACTTGGAAGATATTTATGAAGACAAGAAAGGACTCAAAAAGGTGAAAGTGCGGTGGTTTCTCCATAATAAGGAAGTTGAAGATTTAATCCCTCAACTGAATCCACATCCAAGAGAAGTTTTCATCACACCTCATGTTCAGGTGATCAGTGCTGAGTGTATTGATGGCTCTGCAACGGTGTTGACTCCTAAGCATTATGAAAAATTTGTGTCTGCTGTTGCACCTACTTCTTCTCCTGGAATCCATATGTGTTTTAGGCAGTTCAGGAATAATAAGATCAAGCCCTTCACTCTTCCTAAATTGCGTGGGTATTCTAATCAAGCAATCCTCTCTTCCTTAGATTGTTCTCTTGTGCCCAAGCAAAAACTTAAGCGCCATAAATTgcatgtggaagatgaggaagaGTTTGCACATGATGATTCTGTAAGGGTGGGTACTAAGAGGAACAGGAGTCACAAGGAGCATCAAGGGCTTGTAACTGGTTCTTCTGGTGTCAGAATTTCACCCCCTAGGAATCAATTAACGAAGTGTGAACCAAATTATCCAAAGTTGAAATTAAGATTTTCAAGGAAAATGATGGGAATAAAGATTGTTGAACCTCAGGTCCAGTGTCCTGTTTCTTTTAAGGTTGATGAGAAAATAGAACTGCTCTGTCAAGATAGTGGCATTCGAGGCTGCTGGTTTAGGTGTAAGATCTTGCAGGCATCTGAGAAGCGTCTGAAAGTTCAATACAATGATGTGCAGGATGCAGATGAATGTGGCAATCTAGAG GAATGGGTCCTTGCATCTAGAGTTGCAGCTCCTGATAAATTGGGCATGAGATGCTCAGGCCGCTTGACAATTCGGCCAAGGCCTCCTAAGGATTTTACAGACTGTACGTTGGAGGTTGGTGCAGCAGTTGATGCGTGGTGGAGTGATGGCTGGTGGGAAGGTGTTATAACTGGATTTGACATATCTGGAAATGATGCTGTGCATGTTTACTTTCCTG GCGAAGACAAGTTTCTTAAGCTCGAGAGAACAAATCTTCGAACTTCCAGAGATTGGGTAGGGAATAGATGGATTGATATAAAACCGAAGCCTGACATACTCAGCTATTTATCTGAAAATGTCAGTCCTAGCTTGAAGCTCTCAATGTGTTCTACTTCGGCTGAAGCATCTGAGTGTGGTGGCTCTGCATTGTTGGAGCCCAAAGTTTTCACAACTCCCAAACTTGAAGCAGTTGAAGAAGACAAGCAAGCATCACCCAATTTAGCCATACCCAATGACCTCCTGGAAAAAATGAAGGGGGTCAATTTCAGTAAGCGGTCTTGTAGCGATGATGAGGATGAACATGGTGACAATAACAATAATGGTGATCTTGATTCTGCCAACCAGAGATGTGATTAG
- the LOC142637160 gene encoding uncharacterized protein LOC142637160 isoform X2 yields the protein MDVNDPSFVSWEEHIISHERGNRVTHFYLKGVSGDVVLAVIGTERSVRHMTYVVSDDFMQFYGFERSVNVCRKWRARREVVEWLESLVSRHRVPYSDISNTPTDSRQALGSLEVSMAGRQTYFPDHMVPRKLKVQNSDIVWSGVAWICAKQLKHYPAFDRNGTTIAVHSFVFIMGEEGQYLGYLEDIYEDKKGLKKVKVRWFLHNKEVEDLIPQLNPHPREVFITPHVQVISAECIDGSATVLTPKHYEKFVSAVAPTSSPGIHMCFRQFRNNKIKPFTLPKLRGYSNQAILSSLDCSLVPKQKLKRHKLHVEDEEEFAHDDSVRVGTKRNRSHKEHQGLVTGSSGVRISPPRNQLTKCEPNYPKLKLRFSRKMMGIKIVEPQVQCPVSFKVDEKIELLCQDSGIRGCWFRCKILQASEKRLKVQYNDVQDADECGNLEEWVLASRVAAPDKLGMRCSGRLTIRPRPPKDFTDCTLEVGAAVDAWWSDGWWEGVITGFDISGNDAVHVYFPGLKKVRIKERVFDTEQKYYFFGAGSKGSFRPILGIHGPVILRLHQ from the exons ATGGATGTGAATGATCCTAGTTTTGTGTCTTGGGAGGAGCACATTATAAGTCATGAGCGTGGTAACCGTGttactcatttttatttaaagggTGTATCTGGGGATGTAGTTCTTGCTGTTATAGGAACTGAGAGGAGTGTAAGACACATGACCTATGTTGTCTCAGATGACTTTATGCAATTTTACGGCTTCGAGAGATCTGTCAATGTGTGCAGAAAGTGGCGGGCGAGAAGAGAAGTGGTGGAGTGGCTTGAATCCTTGGTCTCAAGGCATCGTGTGCCATATTCGGATATATCAA ATACACCAACAGACTCAAGGCAAGCTTTAGGATCTCTTGAAGTATCAATGGCTGGGCGTCAAACATACTTTCCAGATCATATG GTTCCAAGGAAACTGAAAGTTCAAAATTCAGACATTGTATGGTCTGGTGTTGCTTGGATCTGTGCCAAACAGCTAAAGCACTACCCAGCTTTTGACAGGAATGGCACCACTATAGCT GTTCATTCATTTGTATTTATTATGGGTGAAGAAGGGCAATATCTTGGTTACTTGGAAGATATTTATGAAGACAAGAAAGGACTCAAAAAGGTGAAAGTGCGGTGGTTTCTCCATAATAAGGAAGTTGAAGATTTAATCCCTCAACTGAATCCACATCCAAGAGAAGTTTTCATCACACCTCATGTTCAGGTGATCAGTGCTGAGTGTATTGATGGCTCTGCAACGGTGTTGACTCCTAAGCATTATGAAAAATTTGTGTCTGCTGTTGCACCTACTTCTTCTCCTGGAATCCATATGTGTTTTAGGCAGTTCAGGAATAATAAGATCAAGCCCTTCACTCTTCCTAAATTGCGTGGGTATTCTAATCAAGCAATCCTCTCTTCCTTAGATTGTTCTCTTGTGCCCAAGCAAAAACTTAAGCGCCATAAATTgcatgtggaagatgaggaagaGTTTGCACATGATGATTCTGTAAGGGTGGGTACTAAGAGGAACAGGAGTCACAAGGAGCATCAAGGGCTTGTAACTGGTTCTTCTGGTGTCAGAATTTCACCCCCTAGGAATCAATTAACGAAGTGTGAACCAAATTATCCAAAGTTGAAATTAAGATTTTCAAGGAAAATGATGGGAATAAAGATTGTTGAACCTCAGGTCCAGTGTCCTGTTTCTTTTAAGGTTGATGAGAAAATAGAACTGCTCTGTCAAGATAGTGGCATTCGAGGCTGCTGGTTTAGGTGTAAGATCTTGCAGGCATCTGAGAAGCGTCTGAAAGTTCAATACAATGATGTGCAGGATGCAGATGAATGTGGCAATCTAGAG GAATGGGTCCTTGCATCTAGAGTTGCAGCTCCTGATAAATTGGGCATGAGATGCTCAGGCCGCTTGACAATTCGGCCAAGGCCTCCTAAGGATTTTACAGACTGTACGTTGGAGGTTGGTGCAGCAGTTGATGCGTGGTGGAGTGATGGCTGGTGGGAAGGTGTTATAACTGGATTTGACATATCTGGAAATGATGCTGTGCATGTTTACTTTCCTG gattaaaaaaggTGAGAATAAAGGAAAGAGTGTTTGATACGGAGCAGAAGTACTATTTTTTCGGTGCGGGAAGCAAAGGTAGTTTCAGGCCTATCTTAGGAATTCATGGGCCTGTAATTTTACGGCTTCATCAGTAA
- the LOC142637160 gene encoding uncharacterized protein LOC142637160 isoform X3 → MAGRQTYFPDHMVPRKLKVQNSDIVWSGVAWICAKQLKHYPAFDRNGTTIAVHSFVFIMGEEGQYLGYLEDIYEDKKGLKKVKVRWFLHNKEVEDLIPQLNPHPREVFITPHVQVISAECIDGSATVLTPKHYEKFVSAVAPTSSPGIHMCFRQFRNNKIKPFTLPKLRGYSNQAILSSLDCSLVPKQKLKRHKLHVEDEEEFAHDDSVRVGTKRNRSHKEHQGLVTGSSGVRISPPRNQLTKCEPNYPKLKLRFSRKMMGIKIVEPQVQCPVSFKVDEKIELLCQDSGIRGCWFRCKILQASEKRLKVQYNDVQDADECGNLEEWVLASRVAAPDKLGMRCSGRLTIRPRPPKDFTDCTLEVGAAVDAWWSDGWWEGVITGFDISGNDAVHVYFPGEDKFLKLERTNLRTSRDWVGNRWIDIKPKPDILSYLSENVSPSLKLSMCSTSAEASECGGSALLEPKVFTTPKLEAVEEDKQASPNLAIPNDLLEKMKGVNFSKRSCSDDEDEHGDNNNNGDLDSANQRCD, encoded by the exons ATGGCTGGGCGTCAAACATACTTTCCAGATCATATG GTTCCAAGGAAACTGAAAGTTCAAAATTCAGACATTGTATGGTCTGGTGTTGCTTGGATCTGTGCCAAACAGCTAAAGCACTACCCAGCTTTTGACAGGAATGGCACCACTATAGCT GTTCATTCATTTGTATTTATTATGGGTGAAGAAGGGCAATATCTTGGTTACTTGGAAGATATTTATGAAGACAAGAAAGGACTCAAAAAGGTGAAAGTGCGGTGGTTTCTCCATAATAAGGAAGTTGAAGATTTAATCCCTCAACTGAATCCACATCCAAGAGAAGTTTTCATCACACCTCATGTTCAGGTGATCAGTGCTGAGTGTATTGATGGCTCTGCAACGGTGTTGACTCCTAAGCATTATGAAAAATTTGTGTCTGCTGTTGCACCTACTTCTTCTCCTGGAATCCATATGTGTTTTAGGCAGTTCAGGAATAATAAGATCAAGCCCTTCACTCTTCCTAAATTGCGTGGGTATTCTAATCAAGCAATCCTCTCTTCCTTAGATTGTTCTCTTGTGCCCAAGCAAAAACTTAAGCGCCATAAATTgcatgtggaagatgaggaagaGTTTGCACATGATGATTCTGTAAGGGTGGGTACTAAGAGGAACAGGAGTCACAAGGAGCATCAAGGGCTTGTAACTGGTTCTTCTGGTGTCAGAATTTCACCCCCTAGGAATCAATTAACGAAGTGTGAACCAAATTATCCAAAGTTGAAATTAAGATTTTCAAGGAAAATGATGGGAATAAAGATTGTTGAACCTCAGGTCCAGTGTCCTGTTTCTTTTAAGGTTGATGAGAAAATAGAACTGCTCTGTCAAGATAGTGGCATTCGAGGCTGCTGGTTTAGGTGTAAGATCTTGCAGGCATCTGAGAAGCGTCTGAAAGTTCAATACAATGATGTGCAGGATGCAGATGAATGTGGCAATCTAGAG GAATGGGTCCTTGCATCTAGAGTTGCAGCTCCTGATAAATTGGGCATGAGATGCTCAGGCCGCTTGACAATTCGGCCAAGGCCTCCTAAGGATTTTACAGACTGTACGTTGGAGGTTGGTGCAGCAGTTGATGCGTGGTGGAGTGATGGCTGGTGGGAAGGTGTTATAACTGGATTTGACATATCTGGAAATGATGCTGTGCATGTTTACTTTCCTG GCGAAGACAAGTTTCTTAAGCTCGAGAGAACAAATCTTCGAACTTCCAGAGATTGGGTAGGGAATAGATGGATTGATATAAAACCGAAGCCTGACATACTCAGCTATTTATCTGAAAATGTCAGTCCTAGCTTGAAGCTCTCAATGTGTTCTACTTCGGCTGAAGCATCTGAGTGTGGTGGCTCTGCATTGTTGGAGCCCAAAGTTTTCACAACTCCCAAACTTGAAGCAGTTGAAGAAGACAAGCAAGCATCACCCAATTTAGCCATACCCAATGACCTCCTGGAAAAAATGAAGGGGGTCAATTTCAGTAAGCGGTCTTGTAGCGATGATGAGGATGAACATGGTGACAATAACAATAATGGTGATCTTGATTCTGCCAACCAGAGATGTGATTAG